In Amia ocellicauda isolate fAmiCal2 chromosome 5, fAmiCal2.hap1, whole genome shotgun sequence, a genomic segment contains:
- the fbxo46 gene encoding F-box only protein 46, with protein MMDPDTFSHIRLWCPRPFGTYSQNKPCGGAGGGGSAGGGGGTLRKTSADLISRVVPEVGDDVEEESASENTPPPPAASSAPQPPAGGTQVEDGRVLLDTWYVIKPGNTKEKIAFFVAHQCTGVGVTRPNAMKVKGNWSTDCSKAKRRRRCSSYDPPGRVRDGLSEPTAKEVLSEQEVPELTETDLLSVAEMVALVEQRTAMALQGIVAHGPLQSHSQSPLRNSSSSGSSPVMFLSEASDPHPPSSSSASDKQQASDTRRVAQAIALFESQQQQLEGALLRQSGVERDVGEGERRGETGGSGGGEVRIAFRVSSMDLRSQSEPAGRPNCMFLSCGGGGGSSGQAGARAKEKITCDLYQLVSPSSRDPLPAGNMEILLATSPKGDARGETAAERPTLPSGSDSAVEAGSADKKARECVTGFHVEVVVTGAVDQCVFYGKDSTENVQEETVCFTVGSQGSDPCEDPPPGQLFFLQSPRAEEEGLAHGSLDCTNNNGTSGGPDRPDSPTAGSEQDPSDTSLCRLYRHVSHDFLEIRFKIQRLLEPRQYMLLLPDHIMVNIFSYLPTRSLAALKCTCHYFKVLIETYGIHATDSRWNQDPLYRDDPCKQCKRHYERGDVSLCRWHPKPYHHDLPYGRSYWMCCRRTDKDTPGCRVGLHDNNWVQPCELVQSRAKREDIPGR; from the coding sequence ATGATGGACCCCGATACCTTCTCCCACATCCGCCTCTGGTGCCCCCGGCCGTTTGGCACGTACTCCCAGAACAAGCCGTGCGGTGGGGCGGGGGGAGGGGGCAGTGCGGGGGGTGGCGGTGGCACCTTGCGGAAGACCAGCGCAGACCTGATCAGCCGTGTGGTGCCAGAAGTGGGGGATGACGTAGAGGAGGAGTCAGCATCAGAGAACACGCCCCCGCCCCCCGCGGCCAGCTCAGCGCCGCAACCCCCTGCCGGCGGAACACAGGTGGAGGACGGCAGGGTGCTGCTGGACACCTGGTATGTGATCAAGCCGGGCAACACCAAGGAGAAGATTGCTTTCTTTGTGGCGCACCAGTGCACCGGGGTGGGGGTCACGCGCCCAAATGCCATGAAGGTGAAAGGGAACTGGAGCACTGACTGCTCCAAGGCCAAGCGCCGCCGCCGCTGCTCCTCTTATGACCCCCCAGGGAGGGTGCGGGACGGCCTCTCCGAGCCCACAGCCAAGGAGGTGCTGTCCGAGCAGGAGGTTCCAGAGCTTACCGAGACAGATCTCCTGTCTGTGGCCGAGATGGTGGCCCTGGTGGAGCAGAGGACAGCAATGGCTCTGCAGGGCATTGTGGCCCATGGTCCCCTCCAGTCCCACTCCCAAAGCCCCCTGAGAAACTCCTCCTCCTCAGGCTCCAGCCCTGTGATGTTCCTCTCTGAAGCCTCAGACCCCCACCCTCCATCCTCTTCCTCTGCCTCAGACAAGCAGCAGGCCTCCGACACACGCAGGGTGGCCCAGGCTATCGCCCTTTTTGaatcacagcagcagcagctggagGGCGCCCTCTTGAGGCAAAGCGGGGTGGAGCGGGATGTTGGGGAAGGGGAGAGGCGAGGGGAGACTGGAGGGAGTGGTGGAGGGGAGGTCAGGATAGCCTTCCGGGTGTCCAGCATGGACCTACGCTCCCAGTCTGAGCCAGCAGGGCGCCCCAACTGCATGTTCCTGAGTTGCGGTGGTGGAGGGGGGAGCAGTGGCCAGGCTGGGGCACGAGCCAAGGAGAAAATCACCTGCGACCTCTACCAGCTGGTCAGCCCCTCCTCCCGCGACCCTCTGCCTGCAGGCAACATGGAGATCTTGTTGGCCACCTCACCCAAGGGGGATGCCCGTGGGGAGACGGCTGCCGAGCGCCCCACGCTGCCCTCTGGCTCCGACTCGGCCGTGGAAGCAGGGTCCGCTGACAAGAAAGCCAGAGAATGCGTCACGGGCTTCCATGTGGAAGTGGTGGTGACGGGTGCGGTGGATCAGTGCGTGTTCTATGGCAAGGACAGCACCGAGAACGTGCAGGAGGAGACTGTCTGCTTCACGGTGGGCTCCCAGGGATCTGACCCCTGCGAGGACCCTCCCCCTGGGCAGCTCTTCTTCCTTCAGTCCCCCAGGGCAGAGGAGGAAGGGCTGGCCCACGGCTCCCTGGACTGTACCAACAACAACGGTACTTCTGGGGGCCCCGACCGGCCCGACTCCCCCACGGCTGGCTCGGAGCAGGACCCCTCCGACACTTCATTGTGCCGCCTGTATCGCCACGTCTCCCACGACTTCCTGGAGATCCGCTTCAAAATCCAGCGGCTGCTAGAGCCCCGGCAGTACATGCTGCTTCTCCCCGACCACATCATGGTCAACATTTTTAGCTACCTGCCCACCCGCTCACTGGCTGCCCTCAAGTGCACCTGTCACTACTTCAAAGTGCTGATCGAAACCTACGGCATCCACGCCACCGACTCACGCTGGAACCAGGACCCGCTTTACCGTGACGACCCCTGTAAGCAGTGCAAAAGGCACTACGAGCGGGGTGACGTCTCGCTTTGCCGCTGGCACCCCAAACCTTACCACCACGACCTGCCTTATGGACGCTCCTATTGGATGTGCTGCCGACGCACCGACAAGGACACGCCGGGCTGCCGCGTAGGCCTGCACGACAACAATTGGGTACAGCCCTGCGAACTGGTGCAGAGTCGAGCCAAGAGGGAGGACATCCCCGGGAGGTGA